CAAGCGGAGTCGGCCGGGGCCGAGGCGATCTCCCGATAGATGTCTTCATAGGCCGCGAGGTAGGCGGACTCGGCGAAGAGATCCTCCAGGTTGGAGCCGCCTTGCGAAAGCGGGACCTCGATCTCCCCGTAGACGGCGTCGAGACGCGGGCCCGCCTCTCGAGCCCACTGGAAATATTCCTCCCAGGCCGCCGCGCCTTGCGGCGGATCTTCCTGAAGGGCGCGCAGGCGGCGCAAGTCTTCCAAGGCATGGTCCTGCTGCGCCTCCAACCGGAGGATCTCCGGATCCTCGCGGTCGTTCCCGTTGACGAGCAATCGGTTCAGCCGCGCGTCGTGCAGGCGCCGGAGGGCCTCCCCCACCCTTCCGGAATTAAAAAAGAGATCGGAGGGATGCTCGGCCGCCTCGAGGGAATTCGCTTCCAGCTCTTGTAAGAGAAATCCGTAGGACGCTTGGATGCCCGCCAAGGCCGCGAAGCCGGGCACCGCCGCGGAACGCTGGGGCTCGGCGCTGCGGCAATCGGCGGAATGCAGGAAATTCAAGACGCGTTGGGAAAACAGGGCTGGAACTAGGCATCGGCAGGTGTCGGCGAGGAAGGGTAAGGGAGAGGCGGCGAGGCGGAAGGCGGTGGCGGGGCCGGGGGAGGAAGGATCGGGAGGGGCTTCAGGGACCGGCTCCGGGGGCTCTCCCAACCCCCTTCCCTCGAGCGTGAATTCCCGGTTGACCTCTGAAAGGAAGCGCGCGCCGCGCTCGATCCATCCCATGGCCTTCCCCCCTTCGTCTCGGGCCGGCTTCGGCCCAAAACGAAATCGCAGCAATGCCCATGCCACAGGAGGAAAAAATTCGAGCTCCCCTCGCTAAGCCGGGAGAGGAAAAGGAGTATTTCCGATTTTCGCGGGGGCTTGGAGAGATCCGTGAAGGCCCGGCTTTGGGGACTCCGCTCCGCAATTCACCGGAAGACGGGAGGCTCGGCCACCCCAAGATTCACTTCCCCGAGTACACCGGCATCATGAAACCGACGCCGCCGTCGGCGTAGAGCGTCTCGCCGTTCATCCAGTCGGCCGCCCGCGAGCAGAGGAAGGCCACCAGCTCGGCGACGTCTCCGGTGGGCATGAGCTTGCCCATGGGGACGAGCCGGGAAAGCCCGGCCTTCGCCTCCTCGTAGGAGGAGCCGAAGTAGACCTTCAGCGAATCGGTGTCGACCAGGCCGGGGTTCACCCCGTGGACGAAGATTTGTTCCGCGGCCCACTCGACGGCGTAGTACCGCGTCAGGGTCTCCAATGCGGATTTTGCGGCGGCGAGCAGCCCGTGGTTGGTGCAGTACTTCTTGGTGTCGATGCCCGAGACGGTGATGACCTTGCTGCCCGGCGGCATCAGGGGCTTGAAGGCGTTCATCGCGAGGATGAACGTAGTCACCGTGATGTTCATCGTTTTCGCGATGTGGTGCTCGCGGATCTGCTCGAGGGGTTTAAAAGCGGTGGCCGCGGCGTTGGCGACGAAGATATCGAGGCGGGAGTGGGAAGCCTTCACCTCCTCGATAAAACGTTGGATCTCGGCCAAGTCCGAAAGATCGGCGGCGACCTTCGCGACCTTCACGCCGAAGCGCTCCCTCAGCTCGCCCGCCAGGGCCTCGGCCTCCTCCACGTTTTTCCGGTAGTGGACGACGATGTCGGCGCCCAACGAGGCCAGCTTAAGCGCGACGGCCCGGCCGATTCCACGTGAAGCCCCTGTAATCAATGCGGTTTTACCTTTGAGTTCCAAGCTCATGCGCTCCTCCTTATTACGGCGTTGACTTTGCCTCTCCCACTTCGTAGGCAGCCGCCTCAGGGCATTGGGGTAAATCACAGGAGCGATCCTTATGCAAAGCCTCAAAACCCTTGCCTGCCTCGGCGTCTTCGCCGGCCTGGCATTCTCATCTCCCCTCTTCGCCGTCACCTGGGATGGCGGCGGCGCCAACAACAACTGGTCGACGGCCAATAACTGGAACCCCAACGGCGCGCCGGCCGCGGGCAGCCAACTCTTGTTCCCGCCCGGGGCCTTGAAGCTGACCAACGTCAACGACTTCGCCGATCTGACCAATTTTCAATCCCTGCAGCTCTCTTCCGCCAACTATAATATCGGCGGCAACGACATCCGATTGAGCAACGGCATCCTCTCCAGCCAGGCCAGCGGCACCAACATCCTGGCCCTCGGCATCGAGCTGACCCAAAACCAAAGCTTCACCGTGCAAAACACCGGAACTTTCCTCACGATCAACGGCGACGTCGAGCTGAAAACCTTCGACCTGAGCGTCGGCGGCCTGGGCAACACCATCTTGGGCGGCCGCGTTCTCGGCAGCGGCGAGTTGGTGAAAAACGGCACCGGCTTCCTGCGCGTGCAGGGCGACAATCTCTACAGCGGCGGCACCACGGTCAACGGCGGAACCCTCGACGTGAAGAACGCCGCCGGTTCCGGCACCGGCAGCGGCGCGGTGATCGTCGAGAACGGAGCGGAGCTGCAGGGAGACGGCGAAATCGCCGGCGAGGTCCTGATCAAGGCCGGCGGCAAGCTCTCGCCGGGCGACGACGAGCCGGCCCTCTTGGCCACCGGCAACTTGATCCTCGACGCGAACAGCGTCCTGGTGATCCAGGTCAACGGCGAGATCCCGGGCACCGAATACAGCGGCCTCGAGGTGACGGGCAGCGTCGTCCTCGACCAGTCGATCTTCCGCATGGCGCTGGGTGAAGGGATTCGGGCCGGCGACGACTACAAGATCATCGACAACGACGGCAACGACCAGGTCACCGGCACCTTCAAGGACCTCTCGCAGAACGAGACCTTCCGCATCGTGGGCCGGGACGAGGTCGGCTTCAAGATCAACTACCAAGGCGGCGACGGCAACGACGTGGTCTTAAGCTCCATCCCGACCCTCTCGATCAACGACGTGACGATCGCCGAGCCCGTCTCCGGCACCGCGACCGCCACCTTCGTTGCGGAGCTGACCGAGGCCAGCGACGAGACGATCACGGTCAAATACGCGACGGCCGCCGGCACGGCGATCGCCGGCGACGACTACACGGTGGCCAACGGCACCCTGACTTTCGATCCCGGGGTCACGCGGCAAAACATCGCGGTCTCGATCAAGAGCGACGAGCTCGACGAGGGCGAGGAGGAGTTTTCAGTGAAGCTCTTCACGCCGAGCAACGCCTCGATCGCGCGGGAATTGGGCAAGGGCCTGATCACGCCGCCCGAGGATCAACCCGGCAGCGGCGGCAACAACGGCGGCAGTGGCAGCGGGAATCCCCCGGGCTTTCCCGTGGGATCGGCCGACAGCGGCGGGTGCAGCCTGCGGCCCGGAGTCTCGAGCCTGGCCGGCTTGCCCTGGATCGCGATGGGGATCTTCTGGAGCCTCGTCGGGGGCTGCGCCGCCTTCCTCCGTTCCCTGCGACGCCGATAAAACCGCCGGAAGACAAAAAGCTATGGCCCATTCCCGATCAGAATGGGCCTTTTTTTTGCGCCAAAATCAGCGCGTGATCCAGGGAATGATCGAAGTAGAATTCCTGAAGGACTTGACGGGGCCCTCTTCAGTGGCCGGGGCGTTGTTCAAATATTGGATGACATTG
This window of the Deltaproteobacteria bacterium PRO3 genome carries:
- a CDS encoding SDR family oxidoreductase; its protein translation is MSLELKGKTALITGASRGIGRAVALKLASLGADIVVHYRKNVEEAEALAGELRERFGVKVAKVAADLSDLAEIQRFIEEVKASHSRLDIFVANAAATAFKPLEQIREHHIAKTMNITVTTFILAMNAFKPLMPPGSKVITVSGIDTKKYCTNHGLLAAAKSALETLTRYYAVEWAAEQIFVHGVNPGLVDTDSLKVYFGSSYEEAKAGLSRLVPMGKLMPTGDVAELVAFLCSRAADWMNGETLYADGGVGFMMPVYSGK